In Leuconostoc kimchii IMSNU 11154, the DNA window ACAGAATTAGCGGTCGGCATTTCACCAGCGCCAGGGCCATACAACATTACCTCGCCAACAGATTCACCATTGACCAAGACAGCATTATTTTCGTTATGAACGGTGGCTAAGGGATGAGTAAAAGGGACCAAATGTGGTGCCACTTCAATGCTAATAGCCTCTTTAGTATCACCAACGCGTTGCGCGACACCTAGCAATTTCACAGCATAGCCTAAAGCATTAGCATCTGCGATATCTTTGTCTGTTAAGTTTGAAATACCAGTAATTGCCAAATCACTTAACACGGGTTGAACGCCAAAAGCGAAGTTTGATAAAATAATGAGTTTAAAAGCAGCATCAAACCCCTCAACATCGTTCGTTGGATCCGCTTCAGCAAAACCTTTGTCTTGAGCTAATGCTAAGGCATCACTATAGGATAAATTATTAGTAGCCATTTGCGTTAAGATGAAGTTACTCGTGCCATTAATAATACCAGCTACGCGTGAAATTTCATCAGCAGTAAAACTAGTAGACAGTGTTCGTAATATAGGAATACCACCAGCAACGGCAGCTTCAAAGAACAAATCAACACCATTTTCTTTAGCAATAGCCACAAGTTCTTGACCACGGCTAGCAATTAAATCCTTATTAGCAGTAACCACATGTTTTTTAGAATTGAGGGCTTGCTTAATAATATCGTATGCTTGATCTAAGGTCCCCATAACTTCGACAACGATTTGAATATCGGGATTATCTAATATGTCTGTTGGTTGATCCGTAATGGGAAAGTTTTGGACAAATCCTGTCCGTGACTTGTTTAAGTTATGTACGACAGCATGTTTCACAATGAGATGTGATCCAGTACGCTTGGTAATTTGTTCTGCGTTTTCTTGTAAAATTTTGACGACACCACGGCCGACCGTTCCTAAGCCAAAAAGGCCAATTCCAATATCCATAATCCGTTCCTTAATCAGTTATTCTTATAATTCTATCATTTTTATTCATAAAATTGTAGTTATTTGTTATAATTTAATAAATAAACAAAAGGAAGAAACATAGCATGAACTATATTTCAACACGTGGTCAAGCACCAGCAGTTACAGCCAGCCAAGCTATTTTAAATGGTATCGCACCAGACGGTGGTCTGTATGTACCTGAAGATTGGCCTGACATAAAGCTTGATTGGGCAGTACTAAAAAAGCAAACTTATTCAGATATTGCGACCCAAATTTTTGATGCATTTTTTGATGATTTCAGTGTTGCTGAAATTGATCATGTGGTCACCAAGGCTTATGGCAAACAGTGGGATACAACAAACATTGTATCGACTCATCAAGAGGCAGACCTGACATATATGGAATTGTTTCATGGGCCAACGCTCGCCTTCAAGGATATTGCTTTACAGGCATTGCCACATTTACTAACAACTGCTGCAAAAAAGCAGGGCACGCGTGATAAAATTATTATTCTAACTGCTACTTCTGGTGATACAGGGACTGCTGCGATGAGCGGTTTTGGAAATGTTGAGCAGACAGAGATTGTTGTTTTCTATCCGGAAGTTGGTGTCAGTGATATTCAACGGCAACAGATGAAAACTGAATCTGCTGATAATGCTCATGTTATTGCCATTACAGGTAACTTTGATGATGCTCAAAAAGCGGTTAAATCATTATTATCTGATCAGAGATTAGTACATGACTTACAGACTAATCAGATGCAGTTTTCATCGGCTAATTCGATTAATATTGGCCGTTTAGTGCCTCAAATTGTCTATTATATTTACACGTACGCGCAATTAGTTAAAAATAATAATATTAAACCTGGTGATGCCATTAATATTGTTGTACCAACTGGTAATTTTGGTAATATCTTAGCAGCCTACTATGCGAATCAGATAGGTCTACCTGTCAAGCAGTTTGTGGTCGCATCAAATGAAAATAATGTCCTAACAGACTTCTTTAAAACTGGTAAATATGATCGTCAGCGTGCTTTTAAAGTTACAAACGCACCAGCCATGGATATTCTTGTGTCTAGTAATTTAGAGCGCTTATTATATTTTGCTAGTGGTAAAAATAGTGAAGAAATCAGAAACTACATGCGTGATTTGTCTGAAAAAGGCGAATATACGTTAAATTCTGCTACACGTCAGAATTTGTCTCAGTTTGTTTCAGGATTTGCGACGCAAACACAAGTGTCTGAAACAATTAAAGCGGTTGCAAGGGCGACACAATATACGATTGATCCACATACAGCGGTTGCACGATATGTTTATGGTAAACAAGAAATTGCAGGGCCAACACTCCTTGCTGCTACTGCTAGCCCTTATAAATTTCCACAAACTGTATTGCAGGCCTTAGGAATAACACCGCAAGCTGATTTTGAAGCTTTAAAACAATTAGCACAAGCTACTAATACTGATATACCGTCACCGGTGATGGACTTGTTTGCTAAACCAGTTCGTCATAAACAAGTCATTGCTGCTAAAGAAATTCTAGCAACTTTACGACACGAAATACTTTAAAACCGAACAAACAGATATATTGTGTTAAATAATTCGGTACTTTCTAGATTAGTTGGTGAAAAATCATCCTCCTATACGTTATAATTAACCTATTAACGTATAGGAGAACATTATGTCATTTAAAGAACGCGACCCCGAAGTTTGGAGTGCTATTCAACAAGAAGGCGCCCGTCAAAACCGAACGATCGAACTCATTGCTTCAGAAAACTTTACTTCGAAAAGTGTCCGTGCGGCACAAGGCTCTGTTTTAACAAATAAGTATGCTGAGGGTTATCCCTACAAGCGTTATTATGGTGGTACGGAATACGTTGATGTTGTCGAACAATTGGCTATTGATCGACTTAAGACACTTTTTGGTGCAGAATACGCTAATGTACAGCCACATTCTGGTTCACAGGCTAATGCTGCTGCCTACATGGCTTTCTTACAACCTGGGGATCGCATCTTAGGGATGAACTTGGATGCTGGTGGTCATTTGACACATGGTGCTAAGGTATCGTTTTCTGGTAAAATGTATGATTCATATACCTATGGTTTGGATTCAGAAACAGAACGTCTTGATTATGATGCAATTGCTGCACAAGCGCGTGAAATAAAGCCACAAATGATTGTTGCTGGGGCATCTGCGTATTCTCGGACAATTGACTTCACAAAGTTCCGTGCTATTGCTGACGAAGTAGGTGCTTACTTGATGGTTGATATGGCACATATTGCCGGTCTTGTTGCTGCAGGGTTGCATCCTAATCCAGTTGGCATCGCTGATGTGGTAACGTCAACGACCCACAAAACATTACGCGGACCAAGAGGTGGCGTGATTTTATCGCAAGAAAAGTATGCTAAAAAGATTAATTCAGCTATTTTCCCTGGCACACAAGGCGGACCATTAGAGCATGTTATAGCAGGTAAGGCGATTGCATTTGGTGAAGCCCTACAACCAGAGTTTAAGACATATGCTGCACAAGTCATTAAAAATGCACAAGCGATGGCAGCTGTTTTCAATCAGACAGATGACATTCGTGTTGTTGCTGGTGGTACAGACAATCATTTATTTAACTTGGATTTGACAAAGACCGGTTTGAACGGTAAACAAACACAAGAATTGTTAGACACGGTATCAATTACAACGAATAAGGAAGCACTGCCAAATGAAACATTGAGTCCCTTTGTGACTTCAGGTATTCGCATTGGAACGCCTGCAATCACAACACGTGGATTTAATGAGGACGATGCACGTCAAGTAGCTAATTTAATTGTTACAGCGATTCACAATTATGATGATGCCAAAGTACTAAAGACAGTTAAAAAAGAGGTAGAAATTTTAGCTATGACACATCTATTTGAGTAACTAGTGAAAGTCGACATGAGTCGACTTTTTTTGTATTACGGCATTAAGGAGTAAAAATGCAAGATAAGCAAATAATTCGTGATAATCAAAAAAAACGATTGGCCCAATATATGGGTGTGGATCGAAAAACAGAAGAAGCAGCACTACATCATTTGTTATTTCGTTCAGTACAGTGGCAGAATGCACAAGTAGTTGCTGTGGTATTAAGCACGCCAACGGAACTAAATACGCAACCTATTATTCAACGTGCGTGGTTAGAAAATAAACGAACGGTTGTGCCAAAAATTATTGATAAACATATGTTTTTTGTTGAAATAACCGAACAATCCGAGTTTTATTTAGGACCTATGTCCATTCGAGAACCGCTAAGTAGTGAGATATTTGATACTGATGCCATCGATTTAGTTATTGTACCTGGTTTAGCTTTTTCAATGGATGGCAAACGTTTAGGCTACGGTGCAGGCTATTATGACCGTTTTTTGGCACACTATGACGGCCAGTCAATCGCACTAGCATTAGGGGTACAATTAATCGATTGGTTTCCTGTTGAGCCGCATGATCAATTAGTTGATGTCATACTAAACGTGAATGCAGCGAAGATAGGTGACTATTGGGTAAACTATTTAACCCAATGGCACTTAGCATTGGACACGCCTTTGCCTGCATCAGGTCAGTTTGGTACAGTAGATGTAGCGGATGAATTAGCAGGGTTAATTATTTCAGGTACAAAAACAGCTACTGCAAGTTGGGCAGAAGGCTACGCACTAGATAATGAACCGATACCAAAAGTTGGTGATTTTTTTATTGTACTAGACAAACAAAGGTTACCAGTTGCAATCATTCAAACAACACAGGTAGTCATTGAAAAATTTAATCTTGTAGACGAACGCCATGCTTATCTTGAAGGCGAGGGCGATCGAACGCTTGATTATTGGCGACGTGTGCATACGCAGTTTTGGCAGCATGAATTAGCGCAGTATAATTATCAACTAGACGATGATACAGAAATTGTATTGGAACGGTTTGAACGTGTATTTTAGCACAAAAAATCAGCAACACTTTGATCAAAGTGTTGCTGATTTTTAGATGAATTTAATCAACAAGTGGCAAAATATTGACAATAGCAATGCGATCACTATCGTCATTCTTTAGACGAGCAATAATGTCGTTATATCGCTTTTCAGATAAGGGCTCTTTTTTATCAAATTCAAGAATTTTATTGTCAATGTGATTGCTTGTACTAGGATATTGCTCAATCCGGTATATAATTAACAGTTTTTTATAGGCGAAAGGCTGAACAATCATTCCATCTAAGTGGTCTTCAACCTGTTCAGTTGTTTGATTGGCAATGCTTTCTTCAAAGTCTTGCTTTGTTTTTTTTAATATTGACATTATTTCATCTCCGTATTTTGTTTAAAATAGGTTGCTAACCCCTGCACAGTTAGCTGAGCTACTTGCTGTTGGTACTTTGTTGTTCGGATGAGTTTAAAATTAGAAGGATTATTGATATAACCTAATTCTAAT includes these proteins:
- the thrC gene encoding threonine synthase, with protein sequence MNYISTRGQAPAVTASQAILNGIAPDGGLYVPEDWPDIKLDWAVLKKQTYSDIATQIFDAFFDDFSVAEIDHVVTKAYGKQWDTTNIVSTHQEADLTYMELFHGPTLAFKDIALQALPHLLTTAAKKQGTRDKIIILTATSGDTGTAAMSGFGNVEQTEIVVFYPEVGVSDIQRQQMKTESADNAHVIAITGNFDDAQKAVKSLLSDQRLVHDLQTNQMQFSSANSINIGRLVPQIVYYIYTYAQLVKNNNIKPGDAINIVVPTGNFGNILAAYYANQIGLPVKQFVVASNENNVLTDFFKTGKYDRQRAFKVTNAPAMDILVSSNLERLLYFASGKNSEEIRNYMRDLSEKGEYTLNSATRQNLSQFVSGFATQTQVSETIKAVARATQYTIDPHTAVARYVYGKQEIAGPTLLAATASPYKFPQTVLQALGITPQADFEALKQLAQATNTDIPSPVMDLFAKPVRHKQVIAAKEILATLRHEIL
- a CDS encoding 5-formyltetrahydrofolate cyclo-ligase, giving the protein MQDKQIIRDNQKKRLAQYMGVDRKTEEAALHHLLFRSVQWQNAQVVAVVLSTPTELNTQPIIQRAWLENKRTVVPKIIDKHMFFVEITEQSEFYLGPMSIREPLSSEIFDTDAIDLVIVPGLAFSMDGKRLGYGAGYYDRFLAHYDGQSIALALGVQLIDWFPVEPHDQLVDVILNVNAAKIGDYWVNYLTQWHLALDTPLPASGQFGTVDVADELAGLIISGTKTATASWAEGYALDNEPIPKVGDFFIVLDKQRLPVAIIQTTQVVIEKFNLVDERHAYLEGEGDRTLDYWRRVHTQFWQHELAQYNYQLDDDTEIVLERFERVF
- the glyA gene encoding serine hydroxymethyltransferase; translation: MSFKERDPEVWSAIQQEGARQNRTIELIASENFTSKSVRAAQGSVLTNKYAEGYPYKRYYGGTEYVDVVEQLAIDRLKTLFGAEYANVQPHSGSQANAAAYMAFLQPGDRILGMNLDAGGHLTHGAKVSFSGKMYDSYTYGLDSETERLDYDAIAAQAREIKPQMIVAGASAYSRTIDFTKFRAIADEVGAYLMVDMAHIAGLVAAGLHPNPVGIADVVTSTTHKTLRGPRGGVILSQEKYAKKINSAIFPGTQGGPLEHVIAGKAIAFGEALQPEFKTYAAQVIKNAQAMAAVFNQTDDIRVVAGGTDNHLFNLDLTKTGLNGKQTQELLDTVSITTNKEALPNETLSPFVTSGIRIGTPAITTRGFNEDDARQVANLIVTAIHNYDDAKVLKTVKKEVEILAMTHLFE
- a CDS encoding homoserine dehydrogenase, whose amino-acid sequence is MDIGIGLFGLGTVGRGVVKILQENAEQITKRTGSHLIVKHAVVHNLNKSRTGFVQNFPITDQPTDILDNPDIQIVVEVMGTLDQAYDIIKQALNSKKHVVTANKDLIASRGQELVAIAKENGVDLFFEAAVAGGIPILRTLSTSFTADEISRVAGIINGTSNFILTQMATNNLSYSDALALAQDKGFAEADPTNDVEGFDAAFKLIILSNFAFGVQPVLSDLAITGISNLTDKDIADANALGYAVKLLGVAQRVGDTKEAISIEVAPHLVPFTHPLATVHNENNAVLVNGESVGEVMLYGPGAGEMPTANSVLSDLTNVATDLALNTPGNPFNSFNQDLNLAKPSQRVARRFIVIEVDDTPGAMYSVTGMFAAAKISFTDLKQTPAANGTARLVALTHPSSDAQLNVIRTTIRNADGINLAAEYKIFS